A window of uncultured Draconibacterium sp. contains these coding sequences:
- a CDS encoding SDR family oxidoreductase, with amino-acid sequence MEHTALVSGSSKRIGKAIAEHLAKGGWNIFVHYNTSATAAELLLAELSTKFPEQHFHMVKADLSNIDEVLELIPKLVADFGPFDLLVNNASVFNKAYINATSLDLFNSQLDVNLKAPFFLMRDFANLCKSGNIINLVDTRISSNKSNFAAYSLSKKGLWDLTQMAALEFAPEIRVNAIAPGVTLAPEHEDENYLQDLAKGIPMKRPGGLDPILKSIDYILNNEYLTGQLLFADGGENLGINV; translated from the coding sequence ATGGAACATACAGCACTTGTAAGCGGCTCATCAAAACGAATTGGAAAAGCCATTGCCGAACACCTGGCAAAGGGCGGCTGGAACATTTTTGTACACTACAATACATCGGCCACAGCTGCAGAATTGTTGCTTGCTGAGCTTTCTACAAAATTCCCCGAACAGCATTTTCACATGGTGAAAGCCGATTTGTCGAATATAGATGAAGTGCTGGAGCTGATCCCGAAATTAGTAGCCGATTTCGGACCTTTTGATTTGCTGGTGAACAATGCATCGGTTTTCAACAAAGCATATATAAATGCTACATCGCTTGATTTATTTAACAGTCAGCTGGATGTAAACCTGAAAGCTCCCTTTTTTTTAATGCGCGATTTTGCGAACTTGTGTAAATCGGGAAACATAATAAATCTGGTTGACACCCGGATTTCATCCAATAAATCGAATTTTGCAGCTTATTCTCTTTCAAAAAAAGGACTTTGGGATTTAACCCAAATGGCGGCCTTGGAATTTGCTCCTGAAATTCGGGTAAATGCCATTGCGCCCGGTGTTACTCTGGCTCCTGAACACGAAGATGAAAACTACCTGCAGGATCTCGCAAAAGGCATTCCGATGAAGCGTCCCGGCGGATTGGATCCAATTCTGAAAAGCATCGATTATATTTTAAACAACGAATATTTAACCGGGCAACTCTTGTTTGCCGATGGTGGTGAAAACTTAGGAATAAACGTATAA
- a CDS encoding LamG-like jellyroll fold domain-containing protein: MNKRIKYIGFLLGIFLLISMLNSKAEDFSDNTFLIAKVSSYEYGSNRLWNFLKDNNWTGIELDIDSVNNDAILKNSSYSFSSILEKIGTLVDEDEAKIIPVFINYSGNIHVLDSIINQSEISSRIFYLPQGEQWPSQEYLVQANRRIIFFVEGNVQNESRILHHLNEYALQISASRLTPNSAFLSRESNINRELFKINNFHQLPTGVDPNLVNSNMFPEYINFLLDSWTKFGKKPNFISVGNKIYNFDFIVSQLNSFPAIKGLVRTVGKNLERVYWKNPDILITGGKFSFPIRGGEEAILSPFAPGYSMTPAQLIITNEMVMPDNYSILAHPLDLSQEIKAIFHFDQSLTNSADPERTYEGRGYSFSQDIDRGTVLKLPENANVNLGDPNSYGLPNSSFTVSCFVKFTDILEFGDNAILGNDEAGYRRGMHLVLRSGHPYFGLWANDFMSDELLENNVWYHLVWRYIIETGEQAIFVNGRFIGSSDGHPPYSGSSDIHIGSALSAGASLRGYMDNLHIWNRPLGNEEITRLSSDEEIQLNEKPGNQDFFSSNAKQIAIISFSLLIVVIIAFLLLRRKKTKRTQDTAEVLVKPIKNQIQFFGEFKAVNAENEDVSDCFTPKVKELLIFTVIHSLKNSSGAPINDINDTLWHGIDAKKVANNRAVTLNKLRKILVQFDSIEILSNSGHLQLNWKEPFFCDYIETFKLCQNPEELTRPQLETFFELVKGGRLLKGLTWDWLDEIRGFTGNQVIDNLLMLASMYKKEHKMKEVEKVARRILDYDDLNEEAIYLQTWALQEANNSNLAKFNFNSFCSKYEKNLGEPYKLNFKEFTRFYSERL; the protein is encoded by the coding sequence GTGAATAAAAGAATAAAATATATTGGCTTCCTGCTTGGAATTTTCTTACTGATCTCCATGCTGAATTCGAAGGCTGAAGATTTTTCTGACAACACTTTTTTGATTGCAAAAGTATCGTCGTACGAATACGGCAGCAATCGCCTCTGGAACTTTTTAAAAGACAACAACTGGACAGGAATTGAACTTGACATTGACAGTGTAAACAACGATGCGATATTAAAAAACAGTTCCTATTCCTTCTCTTCCATTCTGGAAAAAATTGGCACTTTGGTTGACGAAGACGAAGCAAAAATAATCCCGGTGTTTATAAACTACTCGGGAAACATTCATGTACTCGATTCCATTATTAACCAATCCGAAATCTCTTCCCGCATTTTCTATTTGCCACAGGGAGAACAATGGCCATCGCAGGAATACCTTGTACAGGCCAACCGCCGAATCATATTTTTTGTGGAAGGCAATGTCCAAAACGAAAGCCGGATATTGCATCATCTGAACGAATATGCGCTACAAATAAGTGCCAGTCGCTTAACACCGAATTCGGCCTTTTTAAGCCGCGAATCGAACATCAACCGCGAACTGTTTAAGATCAACAATTTTCACCAGTTACCCACCGGTGTCGATCCGAACCTGGTAAACTCCAATATGTTTCCCGAATACATCAACTTCCTGTTGGATAGCTGGACCAAGTTTGGTAAAAAGCCTAACTTTATTTCGGTTGGCAACAAAATTTACAACTTCGACTTTATTGTTAGTCAGCTCAATTCTTTTCCCGCCATTAAAGGATTGGTGCGCACCGTTGGCAAAAACCTGGAAAGGGTGTACTGGAAAAATCCGGATATTTTAATCACCGGCGGAAAATTCAGTTTCCCGATCAGGGGTGGCGAAGAAGCCATTTTATCGCCTTTTGCCCCGGGCTACAGCATGACACCGGCTCAACTGATTATTACCAACGAAATGGTAATGCCCGATAATTATTCCATACTGGCACACCCACTGGATCTGAGCCAGGAAATTAAAGCCATTTTCCATTTTGATCAAAGTCTGACGAATAGTGCTGATCCTGAAAGGACATACGAAGGCAGAGGATATTCCTTTAGCCAGGACATTGACCGGGGAACCGTTTTAAAACTACCTGAAAATGCAAATGTTAATTTGGGGGATCCCAATTCGTACGGCCTGCCAAACAGTAGTTTTACCGTAAGTTGTTTTGTAAAGTTTACCGATATTTTAGAATTTGGCGACAATGCGATTTTAGGAAATGACGAAGCCGGATACCGCAGAGGAATGCACCTGGTTTTACGATCGGGACATCCGTACTTTGGCTTGTGGGCAAACGATTTTATGTCGGATGAATTGCTTGAGAACAATGTTTGGTACCACCTGGTGTGGCGCTATATTATTGAAACAGGCGAACAGGCCATATTTGTAAACGGCAGATTTATTGGCAGCTCCGATGGCCATCCGCCCTATTCCGGAAGCAGCGACATTCACATTGGAAGTGCCCTCTCGGCCGGTGCAAGTTTGCGTGGATACATGGATAATTTGCACATTTGGAACCGCCCTCTGGGAAACGAGGAAATTACAAGGCTTTCGTCGGATGAAGAAATACAATTAAACGAAAAACCCGGCAACCAGGATTTCTTTTCATCCAATGCAAAACAAATCGCAATCATTAGCTTTTCGTTGCTGATTGTAGTGATCATTGCATTTTTGTTGTTGCGCCGAAAGAAAACAAAACGAACACAGGATACTGCTGAGGTACTTGTGAAACCCATTAAAAACCAGATTCAGTTTTTTGGCGAGTTTAAAGCAGTTAACGCAGAAAATGAAGATGTTTCGGATTGTTTTACACCCAAGGTAAAAGAGCTGCTCATTTTTACAGTTATTCATTCGTTAAAGAACAGTTCGGGAGCTCCCATAAACGATATAAACGACACGCTATGGCACGGAATTGATGCCAAAAAAGTAGCAAACAACAGGGCTGTAACACTGAATAAACTGCGTAAAATTCTGGTTCAGTTCGATTCCATTGAAATACTTTCGAATAGCGGCCACCTGCAGCTAAACTGGAAAGAACCGTTTTTCTGCGACTACATAGAAACTTTTAAATTGTGCCAAAATCCGGAAGAACTGACCCGGCCACAACTGGAGACCTTTTTCGAACTTGTGAAAGGCGGGCGTTTGTTAAAAGGACTAACCTGGGATTGGCTGGACGAAATCAGGGGATTTACCGGAAACCAGGTAATTGACAACTTATTGATGTTGGCTTCGATGTACAAAAAGGAACACAAAATGAAAGAAGTTGAAAAGGTGGCAAGGCGTATTTTAGATTACGACGATTTAAACGAAGAAGCCATTTATCTTCAAACCTGGGCATTGCAAGAAGCCAACAATTCCAATCTGGCTAAATTCAATTTTAACTCCTTCTGCTCGAAATACGAAAAAAACCTTGGCGAACCCTATAAATTAAACTTTAAAGAATTCACCAGGTTTTATTCTGAACGGCTGTAG
- the folK gene encoding 2-amino-4-hydroxy-6-hydroxymethyldihydropteridine diphosphokinase — protein sequence MDLQAGNFYHIYNRGNNSQKIFFKDENYMFFLEKMKKHLSPFVSVIAWCLMPNHFHWVVFVHRENSDTLTQSESITRLRTINQSIGILLRSYTRAIQKQENSTGSLFQTHTKAKLLIDEIEISPAYWNTAFGTQINNLEGNGYLATCVKYVHENPVYSGLVKNAENWEYSSCRDYKGLRNGKLIDYKMILAEGLLNPDANKIDSLTQSETINFVIIGIGSNINAETNIAQMFEILKTKVEVVRVSSMVKTKPIGIKNQADFTNGAVKIRTELTIEELTVLLKSIEDQMGRNRKTPKFGPRCIDLDIAVWNGEIVDEDYYTRDFLRNSVQELSDE from the coding sequence ATGGATTTACAGGCCGGAAATTTCTATCATATCTACAACCGGGGAAATAATTCTCAGAAGATATTTTTCAAAGACGAAAACTATATGTTTTTTCTCGAGAAGATGAAAAAACACCTTTCTCCTTTTGTGTCTGTTATCGCGTGGTGTCTTATGCCAAACCACTTTCATTGGGTGGTTTTTGTACACCGCGAGAACAGTGACACTCTCACTCAAAGTGAGAGTATCACTAGGCTAAGAACGATTAATCAGTCCATCGGAATTCTTTTGCGATCTTATACCCGGGCAATTCAAAAGCAGGAGAATAGTACAGGTTCTCTTTTCCAGACACATACAAAAGCCAAACTTTTAATTGATGAAATTGAGATTTCTCCGGCCTATTGGAACACCGCTTTTGGAACACAAATAAATAACCTGGAAGGAAACGGTTATCTGGCAACATGTGTGAAATATGTTCATGAAAATCCTGTTTATTCAGGTTTAGTAAAGAATGCTGAGAACTGGGAATATTCTTCATGCAGGGATTATAAAGGACTCAGGAATGGCAAATTAATCGACTACAAAATGATTTTAGCAGAAGGATTACTCAATCCTGATGCAAACAAAATTGATAGCCTCACTCAGAGTGAGACTATCAATTTTGTTATTATCGGAATTGGTTCAAACATCAATGCGGAAACAAACATTGCCCAAATGTTTGAAATTTTAAAAACCAAAGTGGAGGTTGTGCGGGTTTCTTCCATGGTAAAAACAAAACCAATTGGTATTAAAAATCAGGCCGATTTTACAAATGGTGCCGTTAAAATTCGAACGGAACTTACTATTGAAGAGCTTACTGTACTGTTAAAATCGATCGAAGACCAAATGGGGCGCAACAGAAAAACACCAAAGTTCGGACCACGCTGTATTGATCTGGATATTGCAGTTTGGAACGGTGAAATTGTGGATGAAGATTACTACACCCGCGATTTTTTACGAAACAGTGTGCAAGAGCTTAGCGATGAATAG
- a CDS encoding beta-phosphoglucomutase family hydrolase, giving the protein MEKLAFDAVIFDMDGVITKTAITHAAAWKKMFDEFLQKRAEDLGETFVEFTQADYLLYVDGKPRYKGVASFLESRNISIEFGATTDEPGQETVCGLGNRKNEAFNEVIERDGVEVYESTAQMLKDLTAAGIKLGVASSSKNCAPVLEAVNLLQTFGARVDGVVSAELGLSGKPEPDIFTTACQMLGSTPAKSIVVEDAVSGVQAGAKGNFGLTLGIARENNEKELAENGADFVVTDLEEVGGINGLNKLFVSNNS; this is encoded by the coding sequence ATGGAGAAGCTGGCATTCGACGCGGTAATATTTGATATGGATGGAGTAATTACAAAAACAGCCATCACACATGCTGCGGCGTGGAAAAAAATGTTTGACGAGTTTTTACAAAAGCGTGCCGAAGATTTGGGAGAAACATTTGTAGAATTTACCCAGGCAGATTACCTGTTGTATGTAGACGGAAAACCACGATACAAAGGCGTTGCCTCCTTTTTGGAATCACGGAATATTTCGATTGAATTTGGAGCTACTACAGATGAACCGGGACAGGAAACGGTTTGTGGATTAGGAAACCGGAAAAACGAAGCATTCAACGAAGTAATTGAACGCGACGGTGTTGAAGTGTACGAATCGACAGCGCAAATGCTAAAAGACCTGACTGCCGCTGGAATTAAACTCGGTGTTGCATCGTCGAGTAAAAACTGTGCACCTGTTTTGGAGGCAGTGAATCTGCTGCAGACGTTTGGTGCGCGGGTTGACGGAGTTGTTTCGGCCGAACTGGGACTAAGCGGAAAACCGGAGCCGGATATTTTTACCACTGCCTGCCAAATGCTGGGTAGTACACCTGCCAAATCGATAGTTGTGGAAGATGCCGTTTCGGGTGTTCAGGCCGGAGCCAAAGGAAATTTTGGATTAACGCTTGGAATTGCCCGCGAAAACAATGAAAAAGAACTGGCTGAAAACGGTGCTGACTTTGTAGTTACCGACCTGGAGGAAGTTGGCGGAATTAATGGTTTAAATAAACTTTTTGTTAGCAACAATAGCTAG
- a CDS encoding riboflavin synthase codes for MFSGIVEEYGTVVAVEKDQENVHFTLTCSFADELKVDQSLSHNGVCLTVVWVDKAEKLYKVTAIKETLIKSNLGLLEVGSKVNLERSMMMNGRLDGHIVQGHVDQTATCTKVEEADGSWYYTFEYDFDLEAAQKGYMTVEKGSVTVNGVSLTVVNSKDNSFQVAIIPFTQEVTNFHTFKEGSVINLEFDIIGKYLSKLNSFNR; via the coding sequence ATGTTTTCAGGAATAGTTGAAGAATACGGAACAGTTGTAGCTGTTGAAAAAGATCAGGAGAATGTACATTTTACTTTAACTTGTTCGTTTGCCGACGAATTAAAGGTTGACCAGAGTTTATCGCACAATGGCGTGTGTTTAACTGTGGTTTGGGTGGACAAAGCCGAAAAATTATACAAGGTTACCGCAATTAAGGAAACACTTATTAAATCGAATTTAGGCTTGCTCGAAGTGGGTTCGAAAGTAAATCTTGAGCGTAGTATGATGATGAACGGTCGTTTGGACGGACACATTGTGCAAGGCCATGTTGACCAAACCGCCACCTGCACAAAAGTGGAGGAAGCCGATGGTAGCTGGTACTATACTTTTGAGTACGATTTTGATCTGGAAGCTGCACAAAAAGGATACATGACGGTTGAAAAAGGTTCAGTAACCGTTAACGGAGTTAGTCTTACAGTTGTCAACTCAAAAGACAATTCGTTTCAGGTAGCCATTATTCCTTTTACCCAGGAAGTAACCAATTTCCATACTTTTAAAGAAGGTTCGGTAATCAACCTCGAGTTCGATATTATCGGAAAATATTTGAGTAAACTGAATTCATTCAATCGATAG
- a CDS encoding tryptophanase — protein sequence MELPFAESYKIKMVEPIYRSTREQREEWIKQANYNLFNLRSEQVYIDLLTDSGTGAMSDKQWAALMTGDESYAGSSSYYNLKNAIKTIFGFDYFLPTHQGRAAENVLFSVLVKEGDIVPGNSHFDTTKGHIEFRNAKAVDCTIDEAFDTDSLHPFKGNIDLLKLESVYSAYSREQIPMVIVTLTCNTSGGQPVSMQNLRDVSALSRKYGVKVVFDSARFAENAWFIKEREDEYRNSSVKEIVSEMFSYADAMTMSSKKDGIVNIGGFMAMKDETIYKEASVFNIMYEGFNTYGGMAGRDMNALSVGLDEVTNEHYLENRIQQVAYLGNRLIEWGIPVQKPIGGHAVFIDAKRFLSHVPKEEYIAQTLAIELYLEAGVRGVEVGTLLADRDPETKENRYPKLEMLRLAIPRRTYTNNHMDVVAVALKNIFDRRESIKHGYKILSEAPIMRHFSVKLKHI from the coding sequence ATGGAATTACCATTTGCAGAATCGTATAAAATAAAAATGGTTGAACCCATTTACCGAAGCACGCGCGAACAGCGCGAAGAATGGATAAAACAAGCAAATTACAATTTGTTTAATTTACGAAGCGAGCAGGTTTATATTGATTTGTTAACCGACAGCGGAACCGGTGCAATGAGCGACAAACAGTGGGCTGCACTTATGACCGGCGATGAAAGTTATGCCGGTTCGTCGTCGTATTACAACTTAAAAAACGCCATTAAAACCATCTTTGGTTTCGATTATTTTTTGCCAACACACCAGGGACGGGCAGCAGAAAATGTATTGTTTTCGGTTTTGGTGAAGGAGGGTGACATTGTGCCCGGTAACAGTCACTTCGATACCACAAAAGGGCACATTGAATTCAGAAATGCAAAAGCCGTTGATTGTACCATTGATGAGGCCTTTGATACCGATTCTTTGCATCCGTTTAAAGGGAACATCGATTTGTTAAAGTTGGAAAGTGTTTACTCGGCATACAGCCGCGAGCAGATTCCAATGGTGATTGTTACACTTACCTGTAATACTTCCGGAGGGCAGCCTGTTTCGATGCAAAACCTGCGCGATGTGTCTGCTTTATCGAGGAAGTACGGCGTTAAAGTGGTTTTCGATTCGGCTCGTTTTGCTGAAAATGCATGGTTTATAAAAGAGCGCGAAGATGAATACCGAAACAGCAGTGTAAAAGAAATTGTAAGCGAAATGTTTTCGTATGCCGATGCCATGACCATGAGTAGTAAAAAGGATGGCATTGTAAACATTGGCGGATTTATGGCCATGAAAGACGAAACCATTTACAAAGAGGCTTCGGTTTTTAACATCATGTACGAAGGCTTTAATACCTATGGCGGAATGGCAGGACGCGATATGAACGCACTTTCGGTGGGACTGGACGAGGTTACAAATGAGCATTACCTGGAAAACCGGATTCAGCAGGTGGCCTATTTGGGAAACAGATTAATAGAATGGGGAATACCGGTTCAGAAACCCATTGGCGGACATGCTGTATTTATTGATGCCAAACGTTTTTTAAGCCATGTTCCAAAGGAAGAATACATTGCACAAACTTTGGCCATTGAGCTGTATCTGGAGGCCGGAGTGCGCGGCGTTGAAGTGGGAACTTTGCTGGCCGATCGCGATCCGGAGACAAAGGAAAACCGCTATCCAAAGCTGGAAATGCTGCGGCTGGCCATACCGCGGCGTACCTATACCAACAACCACATGGATGTGGTGGCAGTGGCTTTAAAAAATATTTTCGACAGGAGAGAAAGTATAAAACACGGATACAAAATTTTAAGCGAAGCACCAATAATGAGGCATTTTTCGGTGAAGCTAAAACACATTTAA
- a CDS encoding dihydroneopterin aldolase, translating to MARIRVKNLLIRTYIGFNPEELVNKQDVIINLEIETSIPNKALEADEPLDIFDYKRITKQIIALVQEGRFKLLEVLTKNILDLIMEDEQVKWAKVEVDKPHALRFAESVSLEMEASKNE from the coding sequence ATGGCACGAATACGCGTAAAAAATTTACTGATCAGAACATACATTGGTTTTAACCCGGAAGAGTTGGTCAATAAACAAGATGTAATTATTAATCTTGAAATTGAAACAAGTATTCCGAATAAGGCCCTGGAAGCCGATGAGCCACTTGATATTTTTGATTACAAGCGGATTACAAAACAAATTATAGCACTGGTTCAGGAAGGACGGTTTAAATTACTGGAGGTACTTACAAAAAATATCCTCGATTTAATCATGGAAGATGAACAGGTAAAATGGGCAAAAGTAGAGGTAGATAAACCTCATGCTTTACGTTTTGCCGAATCGGTTTCGCTTGAGATGGAGGCCAGTAAAAATGAGTGA